A region from the Paenibacillus humicola genome encodes:
- a CDS encoding 4'-phosphopantetheinyl transferase family protein, protein MSEIKTESILNIYWVRLPEEIDLSAWESRLGLLNKEERTVYDRYLTDQKKLEFLVGRLLLKSLIGRRLAIEPERVAFVKNPYGKLYLHPKFNNETGNEPIYFNLSHSKRIVACVISSLEEAGIDVESMSPSPPLDVMPVVFVHSERNLIEAESSLAKKREAFYTVWTRKEAVMKAVGKGFSHPPLSFSVPVYDERAADEYYLYYTFRPVNDEIISIAASRKAGIEIKIECREVHDLEAF, encoded by the coding sequence GTGAGCGAGATCAAAACAGAGTCCATACTGAACATTTACTGGGTGCGGCTTCCGGAGGAGATCGACTTATCGGCATGGGAGTCCCGGTTAGGCTTATTGAATAAAGAAGAAAGAACGGTCTATGACCGCTATCTCACGGATCAGAAGAAGCTTGAATTTCTGGTTGGAAGATTATTGTTGAAATCGTTAATCGGGCGGCGGCTGGCGATTGAACCCGAGCGGGTAGCCTTTGTCAAAAACCCGTATGGAAAATTATATTTACACCCGAAATTCAACAATGAAACGGGCAATGAACCGATTTATTTCAACTTGTCCCATTCCAAACGAATCGTTGCCTGCGTCATTTCATCGCTTGAGGAGGCGGGCATCGATGTGGAAAGCATGAGCCCGTCGCCCCCTTTGGATGTTATGCCTGTCGTCTTCGTGCATAGCGAACGAAATCTTATTGAAGCCGAATCGTCCTTGGCGAAGAAGAGGGAGGCGTTTTATACCGTCTGGACGAGGAAAGAAGCGGTGATGAAAGCGGTGGGGAAGGGCTTTTCGCATCCGCCGTTGTCGTTCTCCGTACCGGTCTACGACGAACGGGCGGCCGACGAATATTATTTGTACTATACCTTCCGGCCGGTAAACGATGAAATTATTTCGATTGCCGCAAGCAGGAAAGCCGGGATTGAGATAAAAATTGAATGCCGGGAAGTTCACGACTTAGAAGCGTTTTAA
- a CDS encoding MFS transporter — MNFSLFRQRGFALLIISEATSLFGSYFLNAALALYVLGLTGSAEKFASVLALGMVPYLIVGPIAGVLADRFNKKIWMIVMDVLRGMLCLVLFGYSLFGTITMPFIYFAVLFISTCEICYGPVFISLLPSVVKKDELVSANSFEKTINETMKILAPFLGTLVFSLAGIGPVLFVNGITFLISALAISLMAIPRVDSAAAKPIRLFQDMWDGFKVFFIDKRITSIVSNAFLTHFFMYPFILLGFPYIIVTLLGGRQTDYGIVESISTIGSILAIFTVPPMKKFGVANNIGIGILGMCVPIIPLLFLANPNFLELLKLNDNYPVLFFGLISFLLFLAFSFYLVFFASFYQTVVPRELFGRYGAGMMVLNGAGRLVGFLIFGYLFSLNSLLYAVLFFGIGMSLKIVVHIPFMTMTRKIEQQQRSM, encoded by the coding sequence GTGAATTTCTCATTGTTCAGGCAGCGCGGCTTTGCCTTATTAATTATATCGGAAGCGACTTCTTTGTTCGGCTCTTACTTCTTGAATGCGGCGCTCGCTCTTTACGTCCTTGGCTTAACGGGTTCGGCGGAGAAGTTCGCGTCCGTTCTCGCATTGGGAATGGTTCCCTATCTTATCGTGGGTCCGATTGCCGGTGTATTGGCGGATCGATTTAACAAGAAAATATGGATGATCGTGATGGATGTCTTGCGAGGCATGCTCTGTTTGGTTTTGTTTGGGTACAGCTTGTTCGGGACGATTACGATGCCCTTCATCTATTTCGCGGTCCTATTTATATCCACTTGCGAGATCTGTTATGGGCCAGTATTTATTTCACTGCTGCCAAGTGTCGTGAAAAAAGATGAGCTGGTCAGTGCCAATTCGTTCGAAAAAACGATCAACGAAACCATGAAAATTTTGGCGCCTTTTCTTGGGACGCTGGTTTTCAGCTTGGCCGGCATCGGACCGGTTTTATTCGTAAACGGGATCACTTTTTTGATCTCGGCTCTGGCGATCTCCTTGATGGCCATACCGAGAGTGGACAGCGCGGCAGCTAAACCGATCCGTCTGTTTCAAGATATGTGGGATGGGTTTAAAGTATTTTTTATTGATAAACGAATCACCTCGATCGTATCGAATGCCTTTCTAACGCACTTTTTTATGTATCCGTTCATCCTGCTCGGTTTTCCGTATATCATCGTAACGTTACTCGGCGGGAGACAAACCGATTACGGTATCGTAGAAAGTATTTCTACAATCGGATCGATTCTGGCCATCTTCACGGTGCCGCCGATGAAGAAATTCGGAGTCGCCAATAATATCGGAATCGGGATATTAGGCATGTGCGTCCCGATTATCCCTTTGTTATTTTTAGCCAATCCGAATTTTTTGGAACTTTTGAAGCTGAATGACAATTATCCGGTTCTTTTTTTCGGACTGATTAGTTTCCTGCTTTTCCTGGCCTTTAGCTTCTATCTCGTTTTTTTCGCTTCCTTCTATCAAACGGTGGTTCCAAGAGAGCTGTTCGGAAGGTATGGGGCGGGGATGATGGTATTGAACGGCGCAGGAAGACTGGTCGGATTTCTGATATTCGGTTATTTATTCAGCCTTAATTCCTTACTGTATGCGGTTTTATTCTTCGGGATCGGCATGAGCTTAAAGATTGTCGTCCATATTCCGTTCATGACGATGACGAGAAAAATCGAACAACAGCAGAGGTCGATGTGA
- a CDS encoding helix-turn-helix domain-containing protein: MYSSLFIYSCLAVCMLTFVFTIYLSQLFVRSATEEIQTSDREKIQQVVQTSEFTLQKLRQFALRVYSEENIALWLNMGSGDYSPLSLYKAAASVREFVSSEPFVQSICLFNFNLNQIYSSSETSLYSPQDFYDPSMLKNIESKGTTPYLQFFDHSVNGNSYLALVVPASGPNRNFNGYVSILFSKPLLNEHMLQISEQDQNIMIVEGPNKTYLLGNAETDLVSKVANAKKPASDSSQWELASGEGTWSVQTASLPIEGWQIYHLSPYSECRAKIVRIRMDIIASSVVLVLAILLFLFWQSYRRLKPISDLTARLQSKLGPKESIANPAYAGNEIDWLDSGFERLVERLEQLDLSLKSSKALIKEDLIKQWILGSKSSGPAEQYIREQTAILRTGTFRIAVIRLESYGRFTEYYDFTSRKLLRYALGNMMAEVLENHGFSAETIDFGSDHIVALIASSASIETEARILNAMEDVRVQIRRWLKLELQAAVSSELDDGADLQPVYEEIYELTLLAFLCEEDRVFTRADSDRYRPGEGSDPDERLLEQVIQAVRLRDANALAADLDRLTRHMQGLSYEECKLQLTHIIYSMMKSFKNGKTFQGMKSIHVFLDRFSTIGEVKTWLLQELLLIMDQQRQRSGSNRKEECVAEMMDYVRNHLHDPRLSVDDVAEHVNISVNYARQLFKAHYQLSLSDYITDQRIKYAIHLLTTTDWTVAEITEQSGFQTKSTFFSLFKRATGMTPGQYRLETAKK, encoded by the coding sequence ATGTATTCCAGCCTTTTTATTTATTCCTGCTTAGCTGTATGCATGCTTACATTTGTGTTCACAATTTACTTAAGCCAGCTGTTCGTGCGAAGCGCAACGGAGGAAATTCAAACATCCGATCGTGAAAAGATCCAGCAAGTCGTGCAAACGTCGGAATTTACACTGCAGAAATTACGCCAGTTTGCGCTTCGAGTATATTCGGAAGAAAACATCGCGCTTTGGCTGAACATGGGCAGCGGCGATTACTCCCCGTTGTCGTTGTATAAAGCGGCCGCAAGCGTACGGGAATTCGTGAGCAGCGAACCTTTTGTCCAAAGCATCTGCTTGTTCAACTTCAATCTCAACCAAATTTACTCCTCCTCGGAAACCAGCCTCTATTCGCCGCAGGATTTCTACGACCCATCCATGTTGAAGAATATCGAAAGCAAAGGAACGACGCCATACCTGCAATTTTTCGATCATAGCGTGAATGGTAATTCGTATCTTGCGCTCGTCGTACCGGCATCCGGGCCGAACCGGAATTTTAACGGATACGTGTCGATTCTGTTCAGCAAGCCGCTGCTAAACGAGCATATGCTGCAAATCTCCGAGCAGGATCAAAATATAATGATCGTCGAAGGCCCAAACAAAACGTACTTGCTCGGCAATGCCGAAACGGATCTTGTGTCGAAGGTGGCGAATGCAAAGAAGCCTGCATCGGATTCGTCGCAATGGGAATTGGCCTCCGGGGAAGGGACCTGGTCGGTCCAGACGGCATCGCTGCCGATCGAAGGGTGGCAGATTTACCATTTATCCCCCTACTCCGAATGCCGAGCCAAAATCGTTCGGATCCGGATGGACATCATCGCTTCTTCCGTCGTCCTTGTCCTTGCGATTCTGTTGTTTCTATTTTGGCAGTCATATCGCCGTTTGAAGCCGATAAGCGACTTGACGGCGCGGCTGCAATCCAAGCTGGGGCCTAAGGAATCGATCGCGAATCCGGCGTATGCAGGCAACGAGATCGACTGGCTCGATTCCGGCTTCGAAAGGCTGGTTGAAAGGCTCGAGCAGCTGGACTTGTCCTTGAAGAGCAGCAAGGCCCTCATCAAGGAGGACTTAATCAAGCAATGGATCCTTGGGTCGAAATCTTCCGGCCCTGCCGAGCAGTATATCCGAGAACAGACCGCGATTCTTCGGACGGGGACGTTCCGCATCGCGGTGATTCGTCTGGAATCGTACGGGCGTTTCACGGAATATTACGATTTTACATCGCGCAAGCTCCTGCGTTATGCACTTGGTAACATGATGGCGGAGGTACTGGAAAACCATGGATTTTCCGCGGAAACGATCGATTTCGGTTCCGATCATATTGTAGCTCTAATCGCCTCATCCGCTTCGATTGAGACGGAAGCCCGCATCCTGAATGCCATGGAAGACGTGCGCGTTCAAATCAGGCGCTGGCTGAAGCTGGAGCTGCAGGCGGCGGTCAGTTCCGAGCTTGATGACGGGGCCGATCTTCAACCGGTCTATGAGGAAATTTACGAACTCACCCTGCTGGCCTTCCTATGCGAGGAGGACCGGGTATTCACCAGAGCCGATTCTGATCGGTATCGGCCCGGTGAAGGAAGCGATCCGGACGAACGGCTGCTGGAGCAAGTCATTCAAGCCGTTCGACTGCGGGACGCAAACGCGCTGGCGGCCGATCTGGACCGTCTTACCCGGCATATGCAGGGGCTTAGCTATGAAGAATGCAAGCTGCAGCTTACCCATATCATTTATTCGATGATGAAAAGCTTCAAAAACGGCAAGACGTTTCAAGGGATGAAGAGCATTCATGTTTTCCTTGATCGGTTTTCCACCATTGGAGAAGTGAAGACTTGGCTGCTGCAAGAGCTTCTGCTGATAATGGATCAGCAGCGTCAGCGAAGCGGCTCAAACCGTAAGGAGGAATGCGTCGCTGAAATGATGGATTACGTGCGCAATCATCTGCACGATCCGAGGCTCTCCGTGGACGATGTCGCAGAGCACGTGAACATATCCGTTAACTATGCCCGGCAATTATTCAAGGCGCATTATCAGCTGTCGCTATCCGATTATATAACGGACCAGCGGATTAAATACGCGATTCATCTGCTGACAACGACCGATTGGACGGTAGCGGAAA